One region of gamma proteobacterium HIMB55 genomic DNA includes:
- a CDS encoding putative flavoprotein involved in K+ transport (PFAM: Flavin-binding monooxygenase-like; alpha/beta hydrolase fold) has product MHLDLATTSMLAGMVLNETPALHTLSPEEARLVFSEINRSMPPGPDSVTSEDCEIPVDGGAIRARVLRPSAQAKSVMVYYHGGGWVIGNIDDYDAVGRHLAETCSAVVVMVDYRKAPEHAFPVPVNDCYAALEWVDAQRSQLGIDGLPLVVAGDSAGGNLSAVMAIRSRDEKGPKIALQALIYPVTDGRMGADSFTHEDKQLFLTTDIMAFFWDHYADQEARLDPMASPALTESLEGLPPAVVLTAEFDILVDEGRAYAEQLKAAGVSVSYRDFAQQMHGFFAMPAALPAAGKAMNWLAQEMDRHLNPTERKDVVVVGAGFSGMYQLYKLREQGLDVQVFEAGSDVGGTWYWNRYPGARVDIESMAYSFSFSDELQQEWEWSEKYSPQPELLKYAQHIADRFDLKSDIAFDTRVASAHFDEDANEWLVTTECGRRVRAQHLVMATGVLSASKTPDITGRDNYKGETYRTGLWPKEGVNFTGKRVAVIGTGSSAVQAIPLIAEEADELVVYQRTATFTTPALNHALDKSDAQAIKANYAEYRATQRLNVLGVVDERSMDRTMDVTAEERDRRFTAGWESGILPGMLFQFADLQVEQEANDQISEYIRDRVRDTVKDEQTAQDLLPTDYPYGTKRPCIDTNYYETFNRENVSLVNLRRTPIETITGTGIKTAEGEREFDAIVYATGFDAMTGPLLRVDIRGRGGMKLTDAWTDGPRSYLGIAIHGFPNLFTITGPSSPSVLSNMLVSIEQHVDWVSDCIKWMKAEGKATIEPSDSAEQEWAEHTEQLANMTLYPKANSWYMGSNVPGKPRMFLAYVGGVGTYRLICDQVAAAGYRGFEAA; this is encoded by the coding sequence ATGCACTTAGATCTCGCAACAACGTCAATGCTCGCAGGCATGGTGCTCAACGAGACCCCTGCACTCCATACGCTTTCACCTGAGGAGGCACGCCTTGTCTTCTCCGAGATAAACCGCTCGATGCCACCTGGACCGGACTCCGTAACCAGCGAAGACTGTGAAATACCCGTTGACGGTGGCGCCATAAGAGCGCGCGTCCTTCGACCATCGGCACAGGCCAAAAGTGTCATGGTCTATTACCACGGCGGCGGCTGGGTGATCGGTAATATCGATGACTACGACGCCGTGGGTCGACATCTTGCAGAAACGTGTAGCGCAGTTGTCGTCATGGTGGATTACCGGAAGGCGCCAGAACACGCCTTCCCAGTACCGGTTAACGACTGCTACGCCGCGCTCGAATGGGTTGACGCGCAACGCAGCCAACTGGGTATCGATGGCTTACCGCTTGTTGTTGCCGGTGATAGCGCAGGTGGCAATCTCTCAGCTGTTATGGCGATCAGATCGCGGGATGAAAAGGGGCCAAAAATAGCCCTACAAGCACTGATTTACCCTGTCACCGACGGCCGCATGGGTGCCGACAGCTTTACCCATGAAGACAAACAACTCTTCCTGACAACGGACATTATGGCGTTCTTCTGGGATCACTATGCTGATCAAGAGGCACGTCTCGATCCAATGGCATCGCCTGCACTGACTGAGTCTCTAGAGGGCTTGCCCCCTGCTGTGGTTCTCACCGCAGAGTTTGACATCTTGGTTGACGAGGGGCGCGCTTATGCAGAGCAACTCAAAGCGGCAGGCGTGTCAGTAAGCTACCGCGACTTCGCGCAGCAAATGCATGGCTTTTTTGCGATGCCAGCTGCCTTGCCCGCTGCAGGCAAAGCCATGAACTGGCTGGCACAAGAGATGGATCGTCATCTCAACCCCACTGAGCGCAAGGATGTAGTGGTTGTCGGGGCAGGCTTCTCTGGCATGTATCAGCTCTACAAACTCCGTGAGCAGGGTTTAGATGTACAGGTGTTTGAAGCAGGCAGCGACGTAGGGGGGACTTGGTATTGGAATCGCTACCCGGGCGCCCGTGTCGATATTGAAAGTATGGCTTATTCCTTCTCCTTCTCCGATGAGCTCCAGCAGGAGTGGGAGTGGTCGGAGAAATACTCACCGCAGCCCGAGCTTCTGAAATACGCGCAGCACATCGCCGATCGATTCGATCTCAAGAGCGACATCGCGTTTGATACCCGAGTCGCCAGCGCACACTTTGATGAGGATGCAAATGAGTGGCTCGTAACAACCGAGTGCGGTCGTCGCGTACGTGCTCAGCACTTAGTGATGGCAACGGGCGTGCTCTCCGCATCAAAAACGCCCGACATTACAGGTCGAGATAATTACAAAGGTGAGACCTATCGAACGGGTCTTTGGCCAAAAGAAGGCGTCAACTTCACGGGCAAACGTGTAGCTGTCATTGGCACCGGGTCGTCAGCCGTTCAGGCCATTCCTTTAATTGCAGAAGAAGCTGACGAGCTCGTGGTCTATCAGCGTACGGCGACCTTCACAACGCCCGCGCTGAATCATGCCCTAGACAAGAGCGATGCACAGGCTATCAAGGCGAACTACGCTGAATACCGAGCAACGCAACGTCTCAATGTATTGGGCGTGGTTGATGAGCGGTCCATGGATCGAACGATGGATGTCACTGCCGAAGAGCGCGATCGTCGCTTCACCGCAGGCTGGGAGAGTGGCATCTTACCGGGCATGCTCTTCCAGTTTGCCGATTTGCAGGTAGAGCAAGAGGCAAACGATCAGATATCTGAGTACATCCGTGACCGTGTTCGTGACACGGTGAAAGACGAACAGACTGCGCAGGATTTGCTACCCACGGACTACCCCTACGGTACCAAGCGGCCTTGCATCGACACCAATTATTACGAGACCTTCAATCGCGAAAACGTCTCGCTGGTTAACCTCCGACGGACCCCCATTGAGACCATCACCGGCACGGGCATCAAGACCGCCGAGGGTGAACGCGAATTCGACGCCATTGTGTATGCGACTGGCTTTGATGCGATGACCGGACCCCTGCTCCGCGTTGATATTCGCGGCCGCGGAGGTATGAAGCTGACCGATGCATGGACTGACGGGCCTCGAAGCTATCTCGGCATTGCGATTCACGGCTTCCCCAACCTCTTCACAATCACTGGGCCTTCGAGCCCGTCTGTACTGAGCAATATGTTGGTCTCGATTGAGCAACACGTCGATTGGGTCAGCGACTGTATAAAGTGGATGAAAGCCGAAGGCAAAGCGACCATCGAGCCCTCAGACAGCGCTGAACAGGAGTGGGCGGAGCACACCGAGCAGCTGGCCAATATGACCCTATATCCGAAAGCTAATAGTTGGTACATGGGCTCAAACGTACCTGGCAAACCCAGAATGTTCTTGGCTTATGTGGGTGGCGTCGGAACCTACCGACTTATTTGCGATCAGGTGGCCGCCGCTGGGTACCGGGGTTTCGAGGCCGCCTAA
- a CDS encoding lignostilbene-alpha,beta-dioxygenase-like enzyme (PFAM: Retinal pigment epithelial membrane protein) — protein MPSQTEIKIRKAVTKMLNTSAAINRQFKNPFRKHLFLTGVHAPMREELSINDLNVTGEIPASLSGKYARIGPNPFNPDPRGHHWFVGDGMVHGIRISDGKAKWYHNRYIKAGTLEKKGGPTAAGGPRRGARDTVNTNVLKLADKTLALVESGPFPFELDENLDTAQSTNLGGGLTAPFTAHPHEDPKTGEWHAITYESETQDKVWHVVINREGKVISERAIPVQDGPSIHECCLTDDYVVVFDLPVTISLGALAQGYNFPYRWNKNHKARIGLLPRAGDVAEIIWCDVDPCYVFHVANSFQNSDGSVTIDCCAYESMFAHGPDGPNGVPCGFERWHVDPKSKKVTRSSIDASPQEFPRVDERFFGQNYRHAWIVGQPSEAVSNFVAENQLYHHDLESGERKQYSFGSDMIGGEFIFIPRDESAAEGEGWLMGLVIDAKADTTQLQFFDALNIENGPIGAVHVPHRIPPGFHGNWISD, from the coding sequence ATGCCTAGCCAGACCGAGATCAAGATAAGGAAAGCGGTTACCAAGATGCTGAACACATCAGCAGCGATCAACCGTCAATTCAAAAACCCCTTTCGAAAGCATCTGTTCCTCACAGGCGTTCATGCGCCCATGCGCGAAGAGCTATCGATCAACGACCTCAACGTGACTGGCGAGATCCCCGCTTCTTTGAGCGGAAAATACGCGCGAATAGGCCCCAACCCCTTCAACCCAGATCCGCGAGGACATCATTGGTTTGTCGGTGATGGCATGGTTCACGGCATTCGCATCAGCGACGGAAAAGCCAAGTGGTATCACAACCGCTACATCAAAGCGGGGACGCTCGAGAAAAAGGGCGGCCCAACTGCCGCAGGTGGGCCACGGCGTGGGGCCAGAGACACGGTTAACACCAACGTCTTAAAACTTGCTGATAAGACACTAGCTTTGGTTGAGTCGGGACCTTTTCCCTTCGAACTCGACGAGAATTTGGATACCGCCCAATCAACGAATTTGGGTGGCGGCCTCACAGCGCCTTTTACCGCCCACCCTCACGAAGACCCCAAAACTGGTGAGTGGCATGCCATCACCTACGAATCGGAAACACAAGATAAAGTCTGGCATGTTGTTATTAATCGCGAGGGTAAGGTTATTTCCGAGCGTGCCATCCCGGTTCAAGACGGACCTTCAATACACGAGTGCTGCCTAACCGACGACTATGTGGTCGTGTTTGATCTGCCCGTAACGATTTCACTCGGTGCGCTCGCACAAGGCTACAACTTTCCTTACCGCTGGAATAAAAATCACAAAGCTCGAATTGGGCTGCTACCCCGAGCCGGCGACGTCGCAGAAATCATTTGGTGCGATGTAGACCCCTGCTATGTATTCCACGTCGCCAATAGTTTTCAGAATTCTGACGGCAGCGTGACCATCGATTGCTGCGCCTACGAGAGTATGTTCGCGCACGGTCCTGACGGCCCCAACGGCGTTCCCTGCGGCTTTGAGCGTTGGCACGTTGACCCAAAATCAAAGAAAGTAACGCGATCGTCGATAGACGCCTCGCCGCAGGAATTCCCTCGGGTGGATGAGCGCTTTTTTGGCCAAAACTATCGCCATGCCTGGATCGTAGGGCAACCCAGCGAGGCGGTTTCTAATTTTGTCGCCGAAAACCAGCTCTACCATCACGACCTAGAGAGTGGCGAGCGTAAGCAATATTCGTTTGGGTCAGACATGATCGGCGGCGAATTTATATTTATTCCACGTGACGAATCAGCCGCCGAGGGCGAGGGTTGGTTGATGGGGCTGGTTATCGATGCCAAAGCGGATACGACTCAGCTCCAATTCTTCGATGCGCTCAATATCGAAAATGGACCGATAGGCGCGGTGCACGTCCCGCACCGCATCCCACCGGGCTTCCACGGAAATTGGATTTCAGACTAG